The Methanobrevibacter millerae genome includes the window TTAACAGTCATATAACGGTCTTTATGGGCCTGAATATCCAATAAAACCAAAGTATGAAGATTAGATTTTAAGTTTTCCTCAATTGCAACATATGGAGATTTAGGATAGAAATTATAATCCGGAAACGGAATAGTTGTTACTTTACCGAACTTATAACCTTGAAGACCTGATATGGCTGGGGCTGAAGATAGAATAGATGATCCATGAATAACCTCATATTTTATTCCTTTCTTAGCACATTGAACTAAAAAATCACTATGCGTTGTTGCAATCAAAGGGTCTCCTCCAGTAATTAAAGCCACATCACTATCTTTAGCCTCTTCGATGAACTTATGTTCTTCCTCAACTTCACCCCTAACCAATACTTCTATTTCTTTTCCAATCAATTCTTCAATCTTATCAAAACTGGATCCGAATAATCTTGATGTGAAAAATTCTGCATAAATTTTGTCAACACTCTTTAAACATTCCAAACCTTTCAAGGAAATATCTTTTTCATCAAATAATCCTAAACCTACTAAATAAAACATGATATACTATATATGAAATAAAACATAAAAAAGTTATTATGAAATGTGTTAAAGTTCCATTAAAAAAGCTTAATGATGTCAGAAAAGAATTAATGGAAAAAGAATTAATGAGAATGGATTACAGAATTAAAGCTGAAACTGATTATGGTTATATTCCAATAAAAGAGGATATTGATGAATATGAAATTGTTGATATAGAATTAGAGGAACTCAATACCCATCCACATAACTTTTCAGAACTTCTTGAAGATGAATTGACTGATAAAGAAATAGAGGATTTAAAAACTTCTTTTGATACAATTGGAGATATTGTTATTTTAGAAATTCCAGATAATTTAGAATCCAAAAAGAATATTATTGGAAAGGCCACACTTGACTTCACTAAAAGAAAATCAATTTACATGAAAAAAAGTGCAGTGCATGGAACAATACGAATCAGAGATTTGGAGCTGATTGCTGGGGAAAATAATCCTGTAACAATACATAAGGAACATGGAGCAAGATTAAAACTAAATGTTGAAGAAGTTTATTTTTCACCAAGACTTGCAACTGAAAGAAAACGTGTAAGTGACAGTGTTTGTAATGGTGAAAATATTTTAGACATGTTTTGTGGAATAGGTCCATTCCCAATAGTCATAGCAAAAAATAATAATGTTAACATCACTGGTGTTGATATTAATGAAAATGCAATAAAATATTTTAATGAAAATATTAAATTGAATAAGTTAAAAAACATTACTGCAATATGTGGTGATGCTAGAGAGATATCAACATCATTTAAAACAAAATTTGATAGGATAATTATGAATCTTCCAGGACTTGCATACCAATTCCTTGATGTTGCTATCAATTTAATTGAAGATGGTGGAATAATAAATTATTATGAATTCTCTGATGGGTATGAACAGGGGACAAAAAGATTAATTGATGCAGCATTAAAAGAGAAAAAAAATGTGGAAATAATTAACACAAGAAAAGTTAAATCCACATCCCCAGGAGAATGGCACGTAGCCATAGATGCGAAAATCACATCTAAATAGGATCAATTATGCCTTTTTCAGTGATAATTCCTGTGATAAATTCACTAGGAGTGATATCAAAAGCAGGATTTATTACTTCAGTGCCTTCAGGACATATTCTAGCCCCACCATAATATCTTACTTCATCACCATCCCTTTCTTCGATAACAGTATCAAAGATAGATGCTTCAAAATCAAAAGTAGACAATGGAGCAGCCACATAAAATGGAACATCATGCTGTTTTGCAGCCATAGCTACCATAAATGAACCAATCTTGTTAACTACACCGCCTTTTGCTATCCTGTCAGCACCAATTACAACTTTATCAATTTTTCCCTGAGACATTAAAAATCCTGAAGCAACATCAGGAATTAATTTCACAGGAATA containing:
- the dph5 gene encoding diphthine synthase produces the protein MFYLVGLGLFDEKDISLKGLECLKSVDKIYAEFFTSRLFGSSFDKIEELIGKEIEVLVRGEVEEEHKFIEEAKDSDVALITGGDPLIATTHSDFLVQCAKKGIKYEVIHGSSILSSAPAISGLQGYKFGKVTTIPFPDYNFYPKSPYVAIEENLKSNLHTLVLLDIQAHKDRYMTVNEGLDYLMNIKDSLDYDGLITEDTLAMGIARVGSSDVVVKAGKISELIDYDFGGPLHCVVIPAELHIVEAEYLVEIAGADSSILDDV
- a CDS encoding class I SAM-dependent methyltransferase family protein, encoding MKCVKVPLKKLNDVRKELMEKELMRMDYRIKAETDYGYIPIKEDIDEYEIVDIELEELNTHPHNFSELLEDELTDKEIEDLKTSFDTIGDIVILEIPDNLESKKNIIGKATLDFTKRKSIYMKKSAVHGTIRIRDLELIAGENNPVTIHKEHGARLKLNVEEVYFSPRLATERKRVSDSVCNGENILDMFCGIGPFPIVIAKNNNVNITGVDINENAIKYFNENIKLNKLKNITAICGDAREISTSFKTKFDRIIMNLPGLAYQFLDVAINLIEDGGIINYYEFSDGYEQGTKRLIDAALKEKKNVEIINTRKVKSTSPGEWHVAIDAKITSK